Below is a window of Leptospira sp. WS4.C2 DNA.
TAAGCAACGAGTGCTTGTCCTTCGGTTTTGTCCTTTAGAAGAGAAGGTGCATTCGCAAAGTCTTCTTCAGTGTAAGGAACTCCGATGGATTTAAGAGCTTTCATATTAGAAACAACTTGTTCTACATCAACCTTATGTGATTCTTCAAATAACCAAGGGTAAGCTGGCATAATGGAGTTAGGTACTCCACCTACAGTTCTTGGGTTGATCAAATGGTTTTTATGCCACTCATCAGAACGTAACATTTGAGATTCATGAGCTAAGTCCGGACCTGTACGTTTGGATCCCCAAAGAAAAGGGTGATCATAAACATACTCTCCACCTTTTGAATATCCAGTTCTGCCGTAAGCCTTGGTTGGGTCAAAACGATCCA
It encodes the following:
- the ccoO gene encoding cytochrome-c oxidase, cbb3-type subunit II, translating into MFGFNKFLDWFSEIADHWDTKGVKFTLYTTIAVVIGGLFELIPPFFLTKTVTPISTVKPYSALELAGRDTYQREGCIGCHTQMVRPFKWEVDRFDPTKAYGRTGYSKGGEYVYDHPFLWGSKRTGPDLAHESQMLRSDEWHKNHLINPRTVGGVPNSIMPAYPWLFEESHKVDVEQVVSNMKALKSIGVPYTEEDFANAPSLLKDKTEGQALVAYLQKLGRDSAELQKGMK